One region of Parambassis ranga chromosome 12, fParRan2.1, whole genome shotgun sequence genomic DNA includes:
- the cenpa gene encoding histone H3-like centromeric protein A codes for MRHDSSTSRRKGKTPARRPPQPPPETPTTPRSQRGSGASRLPLVSPKKRKFRPGTKALREIRKYQKSTDLLLRKAPFSRLVREVCQGFSRDALQWQVYALMALQEAAEAFLVMLFSDANLCAIHAKRVTLFPRDIQLARRIRGVDNL; via the exons ATGCGTCACGATTCATCTACCAGCCGACGGAAGGGCAAAACCCCTGCACGTCGTCCGCCACAGCCACCTCCAGAGACACCAACAACACCCAGGTCCCAACGAGGAAGCGGTGCATCAA GACTGCCTTTGGTGTCTCCGAAGAAAAGAAAGTTTCGTCCAGGAACCAAAGCCTTAAGGGAAATTCGCAAGTACCAGAAGAGCACTGATCTTTTGCTCAGAAAGGCTCCCTTCTCTCGCTTG GTGCGTGAGGTCTGCCAAGGTTTTTCCAGAGATGCTCTCCAATGGCAGGTCTATGCACTTATGGCCCTGCAGGAA GCTGCAGAGGCTTTCCTCGTCATGTTATTTTCAGATGCCAACCTGTGTGCCATCCATGCCAAGAGGGTGACTCTTTTTCCTCGTGACATTCAGCTAGCCAGGAGGATCCGTGGGGTGGATAACTTATAA
- the il6st gene encoding interleukin-6 receptor subunit beta isoform X3 gives MVFARGLQLLVLASLTSVVVRCDRPTKPVNLSCEAVQEEKSIFKTITCEWDSSGSQSESVPTTYTLIVKKTSTDEIYNISTQLKRAELDLDTYPNHMNLDVWVTARNKLGTVESDHLIHDANYFVKPNPPSDVQILSENGFSTSLLINWIHPINKVYVELKYQIRFAPRGSHQWTYVPLMDTAKYIQSFRLQNLQPDTKYVIQVRCKNSVYDYGYWSDWSTNATNRTPEDRPTSKPDLWRIDEDNQQWQIISKDPVFSNGKIKSFEIRIESHRSKEWGSIPVNRSDADSSTGNREITFLKKMQIADDRSVKVYVNATNSVGKSPEGLLFIPAKAQGGVLAPVEDLKVWPEGGQLWVEWNAPKPMSVQEYVVEWVSGGWLDWQRENKSTRRTAIKGILEKFVCYNVSVYPIYSGWLGKPARTEAYLEQQAPLRGPNVKLKGDPGRNEAELVWEEIPLHSRGGFITNYTIHYSSGAETHNRKVPANITSYRLTGLSGGTKYDTWIEASTIRGSTNGSNHSFTTLKYAPGEIEGIVVGVSLGCLFVIVTIMLFCLYKKDVLKENFWPQIPNPGESTIGNWSPDYPLRAEPPKENCLSGISVLDVHMCDAKCVFEEDKTSLSLKKDKYLSEEHSSGIGGSSCMSSPRQSVSDSDEGGDMADTTSSTVQYSSVVASSGYKGQTPSSQPQQSIFSRSESTQPLLDSEENPDMMVQEGSRQFQHFARQPRFAECAGNEDTADFDRLRMEPQEANESLDFCPLEEDNEQIAPPDRLSAEWLPVKPASSYMPQLGGYRPQ, from the exons ATGGTGTTTGCGAGGGGGCTCCAGCTGTTGGTGTTAGCTAGCCTGACTTCCGTTGTGGTTAGATGTG ATCGACCAACAAAACCTGTGAATCTGTCCTGTGAAGCAGTTCAGGAGGAAAAATCTATCTTCAAAACAATCACATGTGAATGGGATTCCTCAGGAAGTCAATCGGAAAGTGTCCCAACAACCTACACACTGATTGTTAAAAAAACCTCCAC agatgaaatctATAACATATCAACACAACTAAAGAGGGCTGAGTTGGATCTGGACACCTACCCCAATCACATGAACCTGGACGTCTGGGTGACGGCACGTAACAAACTGGGAACAGTAGAGTCTGATCATCTAATCCATGATGCTAATTACTTTG TGAAACCAAATCCTCCATCAGATGTTCAAATCCTTTCAGAGAATGGTTTCTCCACCTCCCTTCTCATAAACTGGATTCACCCTATTAATAAAGTTTATGTGGAATTAAAATATCAAATCAGATTCGCCCCTCGCGGATCTCATCAGTGGACTTAT GTACCTCTTATGGACACTGCCAAGTACATACAGTCCTTCCGACTCCAGAACCTTCAGCCAGACACGAAGTATGTCATTCAAGTACGCTGCAAAAATAGTGTATATGACTACGGCTATTGGAGCGACTGGAGCACCAATGCAACTAATAGGACACCAGAGGACC gACCAACAAGTAAACCAGATTTATGGAGAATTGATGAAGATAATCAACAGTGGCAGATCATTAGCAAG GACCCTGTGTTTTCCAATGGTAAGATAAAAAGTTTTGAAATAAGGATTGAAAGCCATAGAAGCAAGGAGTGGGGGAGCATCCCAGTCAACAGGTCTgatgcagacagcagcactggGAATCGAGAGATAACTTTCCTCAAAAAGATGCAGATAGCTGATGACAGATCTGTCAAAGTGTACGTCAACGCCACCAATTCTGTGGGTAAATCTCCAGAGGGACTGTTGTTCATCCCAGCAAAAGCACAAGGTGGTG tACTTGCACCGGTTGAAGACCTGAAGGTGTGGCCTGAGGGGGGCCAGCTGTGGGTGGAATGGAATGCCCCCAAACCGATGTCTGTGCAAGAATATGTGGTGGAGTGGGTCAGTGGAGGTTGGTTAGACTggcagagagaaaacaaaagcacGAGACGCACTGCCATTAAAG GAATACTTGAGAAGTTTGTTTGTTACAATGTGTCCGTGTATCCCATATACTCGGGATGGCTTGGAAAGCCAGCACGTACAGAAGCATATCTTGAGCAACAAG CTCCATTACGAGGCCCCAATGTGAAACTGAAGGGTGACCCAGGTCGTAATGAGGCTGAGCTGGTGTGGGAGGAGATTCCCCTGCACAGTCGAGGAGGCTTCATCACAAACTACACGATACACTATTCCAGTGGGGCTGAAACGCATA ATAGAAAAGTGCCAGCTAACATCACCTCATACAGGCTGACTGGATTGTCAGGCGGCACAAAGTATGACACCTGGATTGAGGCCTCAACCATACGAGGCTCGACTAATGGCAGTAACCACTCATTTACCACGCTGAAATATG CTCCAGGAGAGATTGAGGGCATCGTGGTAGGAGTGAGCCTTGGCTGTCTGTTTGTTATTGTCACAATCATGCTGTTCTGCCTTTACAAAAAAGATGT GCTCAAGGAGAACTTTTGGCCTCAGATTCCAAATCCAGGAGAGAGCACCATTGGAAACTGGTCTCCTGATTATCCTTTGAGA GCAGAGCCACCAAAGGAGAATTGTCTGTCTGGCATCAGTGTGCTGGATGTGCATATGTGTGatgcaaagtgtgtgtttgaggaggaTAAGACCAGCCTTTCACTGAAGAAGGACAAATATCTGTCTGAGGAGCACAGCAGCGGTATTGGTGGCTCCTCCTGCATGTCCTCACCCCGACAGAGTGTGTCGGACAGCGATGAGGGAGGCGACATGGCTGACACCACCTCCAGCACCGTGCAGTACTCCTCTGTGGTGGCTTCTAGTGGTTACAAAGGTCAGACCCCAAGCTCTCAACCCCAGCAGTCCATTTTTTCACGTTCTGAGTCTACGCAGCCGCTGCTTGACTCTGAGGAGAACCCAGACATGATGGTGCAGGAGGGCAGCAGACAGTTCCAACATTTCGCCAGACAGCCACGCTTTGCAGAGTGCGCAGGGAACGAAGACACCGCTGACTTCGATCGGCTGCGGATGGAGCCACAGGAAGCAAATGAGTCTCTGGACTTCTGTCCTCTGGAAGAGGACAATGAGCAGATAGCACCTCCAGACAGGCTGTCAGCTGAGTGGCTGCCTGTAAAACCTGCCTCCAGCTACATGCCACAGCTCGGTGGCTACAGGCCACAGTAA
- the il6st gene encoding interleukin-6 receptor subunit beta isoform X1: MVFARGLQLLVLASLTSVVVRCGAHSHLVIAPQSPVLEIGTNFTATCMIINRDEVTADDCYWNLSKTTVPKDQYTRVNRSALNVTIPITSETSEWLFCLCKDVSHYVALNKGKFIHGIWLEKGYRPTKPVNLSCEAVQEEKSIFKTITCEWDSSGSQSESVPTTYTLIVKKTSTDEIYNISTQLKRAELDLDTYPNHMNLDVWVTARNKLGTVESDHLIHDANYFVKPNPPSDVQILSENGFSTSLLINWIHPINKVYVELKYQIRFAPRGSHQWTYVPLMDTAKYIQSFRLQNLQPDTKYVIQVRCKNSVYDYGYWSDWSTNATNRTPEDRPTSKPDLWRIDEDNQQWQIISKDPVFSNGKIKSFEIRIESHRSKEWGSIPVNRSDADSSTGNREITFLKKMQIADDRSVKVYVNATNSVGKSPEGLLFIPAKAQGGVLAPVEDLKVWPEGGQLWVEWNAPKPMSVQEYVVEWVSGGWLDWQRENKSTRRTAIKGILEKFVCYNVSVYPIYSGWLGKPARTEAYLEQQAPLRGPNVKLKGDPGRNEAELVWEEIPLHSRGGFITNYTIHYSSGAETHNRKVPANITSYRLTGLSGGTKYDTWIEASTIRGSTNGSNHSFTTLKYAPGEIEGIVVGVSLGCLFVIVTIMLFCLYKKDVLKENFWPQIPNPGESTIGNWSPDYPLRAEPPKENCLSGISVLDVHMCDAKCVFEEDKTSLSLKKDKYLSEEHSSGIGGSSCMSSPRQSVSDSDEGGDMADTTSSTVQYSSVVASSGYKGQTPSSQPQQSIFSRSESTQPLLDSEENPDMMVQEGSRQFQHFARQPRFAECAGNEDTADFDRLRMEPQEANESLDFCPLEEDNEQIAPPDRLSAEWLPVKPASSYMPQLGGYRPQ; this comes from the exons ATGGTGTTTGCGAGGGGGCTCCAGCTGTTGGTGTTAGCTAGCCTGACTTCCGTTGTGGTTAGATGTG GCGCACACAGCCACTTGGTGATAGCCCCACAATCTCCAGTGCTTGAGATAGGGACTAACTTCACAGCTACATGCATGATCATCAACAGAGATGAAGTCACAGCAGATGATTGCTACTGGAATCTCTCAAAGACCACTGTACCCAAAGACCAGTACACCAGAGTCAACAGATCGGCTCTCAATGTCACAATCCCCATCACAAGTGAAACATCTGAATGGTTATTTTGCCTCTGCAAAGATGTGTCGCATTATGTTGCCTTGAATAAAGGAAAATTTATCCATGGAATTTGGCTTGAAAAAGGCT ATCGACCAACAAAACCTGTGAATCTGTCCTGTGAAGCAGTTCAGGAGGAAAAATCTATCTTCAAAACAATCACATGTGAATGGGATTCCTCAGGAAGTCAATCGGAAAGTGTCCCAACAACCTACACACTGATTGTTAAAAAAACCTCCAC agatgaaatctATAACATATCAACACAACTAAAGAGGGCTGAGTTGGATCTGGACACCTACCCCAATCACATGAACCTGGACGTCTGGGTGACGGCACGTAACAAACTGGGAACAGTAGAGTCTGATCATCTAATCCATGATGCTAATTACTTTG TGAAACCAAATCCTCCATCAGATGTTCAAATCCTTTCAGAGAATGGTTTCTCCACCTCCCTTCTCATAAACTGGATTCACCCTATTAATAAAGTTTATGTGGAATTAAAATATCAAATCAGATTCGCCCCTCGCGGATCTCATCAGTGGACTTAT GTACCTCTTATGGACACTGCCAAGTACATACAGTCCTTCCGACTCCAGAACCTTCAGCCAGACACGAAGTATGTCATTCAAGTACGCTGCAAAAATAGTGTATATGACTACGGCTATTGGAGCGACTGGAGCACCAATGCAACTAATAGGACACCAGAGGACC gACCAACAAGTAAACCAGATTTATGGAGAATTGATGAAGATAATCAACAGTGGCAGATCATTAGCAAG GACCCTGTGTTTTCCAATGGTAAGATAAAAAGTTTTGAAATAAGGATTGAAAGCCATAGAAGCAAGGAGTGGGGGAGCATCCCAGTCAACAGGTCTgatgcagacagcagcactggGAATCGAGAGATAACTTTCCTCAAAAAGATGCAGATAGCTGATGACAGATCTGTCAAAGTGTACGTCAACGCCACCAATTCTGTGGGTAAATCTCCAGAGGGACTGTTGTTCATCCCAGCAAAAGCACAAGGTGGTG tACTTGCACCGGTTGAAGACCTGAAGGTGTGGCCTGAGGGGGGCCAGCTGTGGGTGGAATGGAATGCCCCCAAACCGATGTCTGTGCAAGAATATGTGGTGGAGTGGGTCAGTGGAGGTTGGTTAGACTggcagagagaaaacaaaagcacGAGACGCACTGCCATTAAAG GAATACTTGAGAAGTTTGTTTGTTACAATGTGTCCGTGTATCCCATATACTCGGGATGGCTTGGAAAGCCAGCACGTACAGAAGCATATCTTGAGCAACAAG CTCCATTACGAGGCCCCAATGTGAAACTGAAGGGTGACCCAGGTCGTAATGAGGCTGAGCTGGTGTGGGAGGAGATTCCCCTGCACAGTCGAGGAGGCTTCATCACAAACTACACGATACACTATTCCAGTGGGGCTGAAACGCATA ATAGAAAAGTGCCAGCTAACATCACCTCATACAGGCTGACTGGATTGTCAGGCGGCACAAAGTATGACACCTGGATTGAGGCCTCAACCATACGAGGCTCGACTAATGGCAGTAACCACTCATTTACCACGCTGAAATATG CTCCAGGAGAGATTGAGGGCATCGTGGTAGGAGTGAGCCTTGGCTGTCTGTTTGTTATTGTCACAATCATGCTGTTCTGCCTTTACAAAAAAGATGT GCTCAAGGAGAACTTTTGGCCTCAGATTCCAAATCCAGGAGAGAGCACCATTGGAAACTGGTCTCCTGATTATCCTTTGAGA GCAGAGCCACCAAAGGAGAATTGTCTGTCTGGCATCAGTGTGCTGGATGTGCATATGTGTGatgcaaagtgtgtgtttgaggaggaTAAGACCAGCCTTTCACTGAAGAAGGACAAATATCTGTCTGAGGAGCACAGCAGCGGTATTGGTGGCTCCTCCTGCATGTCCTCACCCCGACAGAGTGTGTCGGACAGCGATGAGGGAGGCGACATGGCTGACACCACCTCCAGCACCGTGCAGTACTCCTCTGTGGTGGCTTCTAGTGGTTACAAAGGTCAGACCCCAAGCTCTCAACCCCAGCAGTCCATTTTTTCACGTTCTGAGTCTACGCAGCCGCTGCTTGACTCTGAGGAGAACCCAGACATGATGGTGCAGGAGGGCAGCAGACAGTTCCAACATTTCGCCAGACAGCCACGCTTTGCAGAGTGCGCAGGGAACGAAGACACCGCTGACTTCGATCGGCTGCGGATGGAGCCACAGGAAGCAAATGAGTCTCTGGACTTCTGTCCTCTGGAAGAGGACAATGAGCAGATAGCACCTCCAGACAGGCTGTCAGCTGAGTGGCTGCCTGTAAAACCTGCCTCCAGCTACATGCCACAGCTCGGTGGCTACAGGCCACAGTAA
- the psmb10 gene encoding proteasome subunit beta type-10, with protein sequence MLNSLSPCELQTGGFCFENSHRNAVFESSLSEAGYKAPKARKTGTTIAGLVYKDGVILGADTRATDDMVVADKNCMKIHYIAPKIYCCGAGVAADAEITTQVMSSNVELHMLNTGRPPLVAMVTRQLKQMLFRYQGHVGSSLIVGGVDVTGAHLYSVYPHGSYDKLPFLTMGSGAAAAVSVFEDRFKPNMELKEAKQLVRDAIAAGIFCDLGSGSNVDLCVITEAGVEHLRGYDKPNAKGKREGNYRYKPGTTAVLTKTVTPLSLHVVNESVQIMDTE encoded by the exons ATGCTCAATAGTTTGAGTCCCTGTGAACTCCAGACCGGAGGATTCTGCTTTGAAAACAGCCACAG GAATGCAGTGTTTGAGTCCAGTTTGTCAGAAGCTGGCTACAAAGCTCCTAAGGCCAGGAAGACAGGGACCACCATCGCTGGACTCGTGTACAAG GATGGGGTGATCTTAGGGGCAGATACCAGAGCTACAGACGACATGGTGGTGGCTGACAAAAACTGCATGAAGATTCACTACATTGCTCCAAAGATTTA CTGCTGTGGAGCCGGCGTGGCTGCAGATGCAGAGATCACCACGCAGGTCATGTCGTCCAACGTAGAACTCCACATGCTCAACACTGGAAGGCCTCCTctcgttgccatggtaaccaggcaGCTGAAACAAATGCTGTTCAG GTACCAGGGCCACGTGGGTTCATCTCTGATTGTTGGAGGAGTCGATGTGACTGGAGCTCACCTGTACAGCGTTTACCCACATGGCTCCTATGACAAACTGCCTTTCCTCACCATGG GttctggagctgcagcagctgtctctgtgtttgaggACAGATTTAAACCAAACATGGAG cTGAAGGAGGCAAAGCAGCTTGTACGTGACGCCATCGCTGCAGGGATCTTCTGTGACCTTGGATCAGGCAGCAACGTGGACTTGTGTGTCATCACCGAGGCTGGAGTCGAGCACTTACGAGGATATGATAAGCCCAATGCAAAGGGGAAAAG agAGGGAAACTACAGGTACAAACCTGGAACCACGGCTGTCCTGACCAAAACTGTGACCCCCCTTTCTCTGCATGTGGTCAACGAATCGGTTCAGATTATGGACACGGAATAA
- the il6st gene encoding interleukin-6 receptor subunit beta isoform X2 gives MVFARGLQLLVLASLTSVVVRCGAHSHLVIAPQSPVLEIGTNFTATCMIINRDEVTADDCYWNLSKTTVPKDQYTRVNRSALNVTIPITSETSEWLFCLCKDVSHYVALNKGKFIHGIWLEKGYRPTKPVNLSCEAVQEEKSIFKTITCEWDSSGSQSESVPTTYTLIVKKTSTDEIYNISTQLKRAELDLDTYPNHMNLDVWVTARNKLGTVESDHLIHDANYFVKPNPPSDVQILSENGFSTSLLINWIHPINKVYVELKYQIRFAPRGSHQWTYVPLMDTAKYIQSFRLQNLQPDTKYVIQVRCKNSVYDYGYWSDWSTNATNRTPEDRPTSKPDLWRIDEDNQQWQIISKDPVFSNGKIKSFEIRIESHRSKEWGSIPVNRSDADSSTGNREITFLKKMQIADDRSVKVYVNATNSVGKSPEGLLFIPAKAQVLAPVEDLKVWPEGGQLWVEWNAPKPMSVQEYVVEWVSGGWLDWQRENKSTRRTAIKGILEKFVCYNVSVYPIYSGWLGKPARTEAYLEQQAPLRGPNVKLKGDPGRNEAELVWEEIPLHSRGGFITNYTIHYSSGAETHNRKVPANITSYRLTGLSGGTKYDTWIEASTIRGSTNGSNHSFTTLKYAPGEIEGIVVGVSLGCLFVIVTIMLFCLYKKDVLKENFWPQIPNPGESTIGNWSPDYPLRAEPPKENCLSGISVLDVHMCDAKCVFEEDKTSLSLKKDKYLSEEHSSGIGGSSCMSSPRQSVSDSDEGGDMADTTSSTVQYSSVVASSGYKGQTPSSQPQQSIFSRSESTQPLLDSEENPDMMVQEGSRQFQHFARQPRFAECAGNEDTADFDRLRMEPQEANESLDFCPLEEDNEQIAPPDRLSAEWLPVKPASSYMPQLGGYRPQ, from the exons ATGGTGTTTGCGAGGGGGCTCCAGCTGTTGGTGTTAGCTAGCCTGACTTCCGTTGTGGTTAGATGTG GCGCACACAGCCACTTGGTGATAGCCCCACAATCTCCAGTGCTTGAGATAGGGACTAACTTCACAGCTACATGCATGATCATCAACAGAGATGAAGTCACAGCAGATGATTGCTACTGGAATCTCTCAAAGACCACTGTACCCAAAGACCAGTACACCAGAGTCAACAGATCGGCTCTCAATGTCACAATCCCCATCACAAGTGAAACATCTGAATGGTTATTTTGCCTCTGCAAAGATGTGTCGCATTATGTTGCCTTGAATAAAGGAAAATTTATCCATGGAATTTGGCTTGAAAAAGGCT ATCGACCAACAAAACCTGTGAATCTGTCCTGTGAAGCAGTTCAGGAGGAAAAATCTATCTTCAAAACAATCACATGTGAATGGGATTCCTCAGGAAGTCAATCGGAAAGTGTCCCAACAACCTACACACTGATTGTTAAAAAAACCTCCAC agatgaaatctATAACATATCAACACAACTAAAGAGGGCTGAGTTGGATCTGGACACCTACCCCAATCACATGAACCTGGACGTCTGGGTGACGGCACGTAACAAACTGGGAACAGTAGAGTCTGATCATCTAATCCATGATGCTAATTACTTTG TGAAACCAAATCCTCCATCAGATGTTCAAATCCTTTCAGAGAATGGTTTCTCCACCTCCCTTCTCATAAACTGGATTCACCCTATTAATAAAGTTTATGTGGAATTAAAATATCAAATCAGATTCGCCCCTCGCGGATCTCATCAGTGGACTTAT GTACCTCTTATGGACACTGCCAAGTACATACAGTCCTTCCGACTCCAGAACCTTCAGCCAGACACGAAGTATGTCATTCAAGTACGCTGCAAAAATAGTGTATATGACTACGGCTATTGGAGCGACTGGAGCACCAATGCAACTAATAGGACACCAGAGGACC gACCAACAAGTAAACCAGATTTATGGAGAATTGATGAAGATAATCAACAGTGGCAGATCATTAGCAAG GACCCTGTGTTTTCCAATGGTAAGATAAAAAGTTTTGAAATAAGGATTGAAAGCCATAGAAGCAAGGAGTGGGGGAGCATCCCAGTCAACAGGTCTgatgcagacagcagcactggGAATCGAGAGATAACTTTCCTCAAAAAGATGCAGATAGCTGATGACAGATCTGTCAAAGTGTACGTCAACGCCACCAATTCTGTGGGTAAATCTCCAGAGGGACTGTTGTTCATCCCAGCAAAAGCACAAG tACTTGCACCGGTTGAAGACCTGAAGGTGTGGCCTGAGGGGGGCCAGCTGTGGGTGGAATGGAATGCCCCCAAACCGATGTCTGTGCAAGAATATGTGGTGGAGTGGGTCAGTGGAGGTTGGTTAGACTggcagagagaaaacaaaagcacGAGACGCACTGCCATTAAAG GAATACTTGAGAAGTTTGTTTGTTACAATGTGTCCGTGTATCCCATATACTCGGGATGGCTTGGAAAGCCAGCACGTACAGAAGCATATCTTGAGCAACAAG CTCCATTACGAGGCCCCAATGTGAAACTGAAGGGTGACCCAGGTCGTAATGAGGCTGAGCTGGTGTGGGAGGAGATTCCCCTGCACAGTCGAGGAGGCTTCATCACAAACTACACGATACACTATTCCAGTGGGGCTGAAACGCATA ATAGAAAAGTGCCAGCTAACATCACCTCATACAGGCTGACTGGATTGTCAGGCGGCACAAAGTATGACACCTGGATTGAGGCCTCAACCATACGAGGCTCGACTAATGGCAGTAACCACTCATTTACCACGCTGAAATATG CTCCAGGAGAGATTGAGGGCATCGTGGTAGGAGTGAGCCTTGGCTGTCTGTTTGTTATTGTCACAATCATGCTGTTCTGCCTTTACAAAAAAGATGT GCTCAAGGAGAACTTTTGGCCTCAGATTCCAAATCCAGGAGAGAGCACCATTGGAAACTGGTCTCCTGATTATCCTTTGAGA GCAGAGCCACCAAAGGAGAATTGTCTGTCTGGCATCAGTGTGCTGGATGTGCATATGTGTGatgcaaagtgtgtgtttgaggaggaTAAGACCAGCCTTTCACTGAAGAAGGACAAATATCTGTCTGAGGAGCACAGCAGCGGTATTGGTGGCTCCTCCTGCATGTCCTCACCCCGACAGAGTGTGTCGGACAGCGATGAGGGAGGCGACATGGCTGACACCACCTCCAGCACCGTGCAGTACTCCTCTGTGGTGGCTTCTAGTGGTTACAAAGGTCAGACCCCAAGCTCTCAACCCCAGCAGTCCATTTTTTCACGTTCTGAGTCTACGCAGCCGCTGCTTGACTCTGAGGAGAACCCAGACATGATGGTGCAGGAGGGCAGCAGACAGTTCCAACATTTCGCCAGACAGCCACGCTTTGCAGAGTGCGCAGGGAACGAAGACACCGCTGACTTCGATCGGCTGCGGATGGAGCCACAGGAAGCAAATGAGTCTCTGGACTTCTGTCCTCTGGAAGAGGACAATGAGCAGATAGCACCTCCAGACAGGCTGTCAGCTGAGTGGCTGCCTGTAAAACCTGCCTCCAGCTACATGCCACAGCTCGGTGGCTACAGGCCACAGTAA
- the purg gene encoding purine-rich element-binding protein gamma, protein MMADGCCRGMERGRGKIASDSLQRHAYPQQYVQTGSQQQQQQQQQGNDIQELASKRVDIQKKRFYLDVKQSVRGRFLKIAEVWIGRGRHDNIRKSKLTLSMSMAPALRYCLGDFIDYYARIGLRGGLAPLQVEEHSSNGQGRGHDSRRRAQEQHPMLSPTGSAVSDDHAHRVLKSELIERDNRKYFLDLKENQRGRFLRIRQTVSKGHGTMGYYGQGIEQTIVLPAQGLIEFRDALSQLIEDYGDEDSDDRGRAGSRNRDDNPELPEAASFRVDNKRFYFDVGSNRYGIFLKISEVRQPYRNTITVPLKAWARFGENFIRYEEEMRRIFSCHKEKRTDARQGSEEQED, encoded by the coding sequence ATGATGGCTGATGGATGTTGCAGAGGGATGGAAAGAGGCAGGGGTAAGATTGCATCAGATTCTTTACAAAGACACGCATATCCTCAGCAATATGTGCAGACCggctcccagcagcagcagcaacagcagcagcaggggaatGACATCCAGGAATTAGCCTCCAAACGCGTCGACATCCAGAAGAAACGCTTCTACCTGGATGTGAAGCAGAGTGTGCGCGGCCGCTTCCTCAAGATAGCCGAGGTGTGGATCGGAAGAGGCCGTCATGATAACATCAGGAAGAGCAAGCTGACGCTGTCTATGTCGATGGCTCCCGCGCTACGCTACTGCCTGGGAGACTTTATAGATTACTATGCCCGTATCGGACTGCGGGGGGGCCTGGCGCCTCTGCAGGTCGAGGAGCACAGCAGCAACGGCCAGGGCCGCGGACACGACTCCCGCAGGAGAGCGCAGGAGCAGCACCCGATGCTGTCTCCCACCGGCTCCGCCGTGTCCGATGACCATGCCCACCGCGTCCTCAAGAGCGAATTAATCGAGAGGGACAACAGAAAGTACTTTCTGGACCTGAAGGAGAACCAGAGAGGTAGGTTCCTGCGCATACGGCAGACTGTCAGCAAAGGACACGGCACCATGGGATACTACGGTCAGGGCATCGAGCAGACCATCGTGCTGCCTGCGCAGGGGCTCATCGAGTTCAGAGACGCTTTGTCACAGCTGATTGAAGACTACGGCGACGAAGACAGCGACGATCGCGGCCGAGCCGGGTCCAGGAACCGCGACGACAACCCCGAGCTTCCAGAGGCCGCGTCCTTTCGGGTGGACAACAAAAGGTTTTACTTTGACGTCGGTTCAAACCGGTACGGTATCTTTTTAAAAATCAGCGAGGTGCGACAGCCCTACAGAAACACCATCACAGTTCCCCTCAAAGCCTGGGCCAGGTTTGGAGAGAATTTCATCAGGTacgaggaggagatgaggcggATCTTCTCCTGTCACAAAGAGAAGAGGACAGACGCGCGTCAGGGCAGcgaggagcaggaggactgA